From the genome of Arthrobacter alpinus, one region includes:
- a CDS encoding DUF1844 domain-containing protein: MSTPDNNSDTRHSFNAAPDEAQDLADASFQTRDIAEVPAIEVITTAAVHLMSAAAVKCGLAAGPDAEELKDLDEARKLITALAGFITAAAPEIGSQHAGPLRDGLRSLQLAFREASTIPDAPGKGPGEKFTGAVN; encoded by the coding sequence ATGAGTACCCCAGATAATAATTCGGACACCCGACACAGCTTTAATGCAGCCCCCGACGAAGCTCAGGACCTCGCCGACGCGTCTTTCCAGACCCGCGACATTGCCGAAGTTCCCGCCATTGAAGTGATTACGACGGCGGCCGTGCACCTGATGAGCGCTGCAGCAGTCAAGTGCGGCCTGGCAGCAGGACCGGATGCCGAAGAGTTGAAAGACCTGGACGAGGCCCGCAAATTAATTACGGCATTGGCCGGTTTTATCACCGCCGCTGCCCCGGAGATCGGCAGCCAGCACGCAGGACCGTTGCGTGACGGCCTGCGTTCCTTGCAGCTGGCGTTCCGTGAAGCCTCCACCATTCCCGACGCGCCGGGCAAGGGTCCGGGCGAAAAGTTCACCGGAGCAGTCAACTAG
- the infC gene encoding translation initiation factor IF-3: MRLVGPAGEQVGVVRIEDALRLAAESDLDLVEVAPTAKPPVCKLMDFGKYKYEAAVKAREARKNQTNTVLKEIRFRLKIDVHDYETKRGHALRFLGTGDKVKAMIQFRGREQQRPEMGIRLLQKFAADVAEVGIIESSPRIDGRNMVMVIGPLKNKAEAKAEARRNQQRADAKAHNEAVANGTARVDVDRDNKAPMTQSLADLLPEGMQLSSGEGDTVVEIIDTTVAPEADVVEVVADVVPAAEEAEKVSAPVEAAAPAVEPAPVAKAPTAKAPVKAPAAVKPATKAPAAVKPVVARPVVAAKPVAAPKPVTAKPIPMPKPVPKPVVAKPAAKPAAKAAAKTAAKPASAKSEPAVESTDSAE, encoded by the coding sequence GTGCGGTTGGTAGGGCCAGCAGGCGAACAAGTAGGAGTCGTCCGAATTGAGGATGCCCTCCGTTTAGCTGCTGAGTCAGACTTGGATCTGGTTGAGGTAGCACCGACGGCCAAGCCACCGGTGTGCAAACTGATGGACTTCGGTAAGTATAAGTACGAGGCCGCCGTCAAGGCGCGTGAAGCCAGGAAGAACCAGACGAACACCGTTCTGAAGGAAATCCGCTTCCGCCTCAAGATTGACGTCCATGACTACGAGACCAAGCGTGGCCATGCACTGCGCTTCCTCGGTACCGGTGACAAGGTCAAGGCCATGATCCAGTTCCGTGGCCGTGAGCAGCAGCGTCCAGAGATGGGTATCCGCCTGCTCCAGAAGTTTGCCGCAGACGTTGCCGAGGTTGGCATTATCGAGTCGAGCCCGCGCATTGACGGCCGCAACATGGTCATGGTGATCGGCCCGTTGAAGAACAAGGCTGAAGCCAAGGCAGAGGCACGCCGCAACCAGCAGCGCGCCGACGCGAAGGCCCACAACGAGGCAGTTGCCAATGGCACCGCCCGCGTTGACGTTGACCGCGACAACAAGGCCCCCATGACGCAGTCCCTGGCGGACCTGCTCCCTGAGGGCATGCAGTTGAGCAGCGGCGAGGGCGATACCGTCGTCGAGATCATCGATACAACGGTTGCTCCGGAAGCGGACGTCGTCGAGGTTGTTGCTGATGTGGTCCCCGCCGCGGAGGAAGCCGAGAAGGTCAGTGCACCGGTTGAAGCCGCTGCGCCCGCCGTCGAGCCCGCTCCCGTGGCCAAGGCCCCCACAGCAAAGGCCCCCGTCAAGGCGCCTGCCGCGGTGAAGCCTGCAACTAAGGCTCCGGCCGCAGTCAAACCGGTAGTTGCCAGGCCCGTTGTTGCCGCTAAGCCGGTTGCAGCGCCCAAACCGGTGACCGCCAAGCCGATTCCGATGCCCAAGCCGGTGCCGAAGCCGGTTGTAGCCAAGCCTGCAGCCAAGCCCGCGGCGAAAGCCGCAGCAAAAACGGCTGCGAAGCCCGCCTCTGCAAAGAGCGAGCCGGCAGTCGAATCCACAGACTCAGCTGAATAA
- the rpmI gene encoding 50S ribosomal protein L35, whose product MPKMKTHSGAKKRFKLTGSGKLVRQQANRRHYLEHKPSSLKRRLKGDLLVAKADIRNIKKMLGI is encoded by the coding sequence ATGCCTAAAATGAAGACACACAGTGGTGCCAAGAAGCGATTCAAGCTCACCGGTTCCGGCAAGCTCGTTCGCCAGCAGGCCAACCGCCGCCACTACCTGGAGCACAAGCCTTCCAGCTTGAAGCGTCGCCTCAAGGGTGACCTGCTGGTCGCTAAGGCAGATATCCGCAACATCAAAAAGATGCTCGGTATCTAA
- the rplT gene encoding 50S ribosomal protein L20, with the protein MARVKRAVNAHKKRRVVLERAKGYRGQRSRLYRKAKEQLLHSFVYSYGDRRKRKGDFRRLWIQRINAASRANGLTYNRLIQGLKAAEIEVDRRMLADLAVNDAGAFAALVNIAKAALPADTSAPVAK; encoded by the coding sequence GTGGCACGTGTGAAGAGGGCTGTAAACGCCCATAAAAAGCGTCGGGTTGTTCTTGAGCGCGCAAAGGGTTACCGCGGACAGCGTTCGCGCCTGTACCGTAAGGCCAAAGAGCAGCTGCTGCACTCGTTTGTATACAGCTACGGTGACCGCCGCAAGCGCAAGGGCGACTTCCGTCGCCTCTGGATCCAGCGTATCAACGCTGCCTCACGCGCCAACGGACTGACCTACAACCGCTTGATCCAGGGCCTGAAGGCTGCTGAGATCGAGGTTGACCGTCGCATGCTCGCTGACCTGGCCGTCAACGACGCCGGTGCCTTCGCCGCACTGGTGAACATCGCCAAGGCTGCCCTGCCTGCAGATACCTCTGCGCCGGTAGCCAAGTAA
- a CDS encoding TrmH family RNA methyltransferase translates to MSEPGRPPADAMTNPRADRVRDVAKLAGRSGRLKREQFFVEGPQAVREALQAHKECMDAGGSPIVESVYASVECLKRHPELLELTGYRNSKLHIRVASDMVLSAMTDTVTPQGVVAVCNFIDVPLEEVLAAKPKIIAMLCQVRDPGNAGTVLRAADAAGADAVIFSNSSVDIYNPKAVRSTAGSLFHLPVVRGVDLADVVAAAKAAGLGVLAADGYGQLNLDLLQDESAARAFEQQIPDSQYSLEQPTLWLFGNEAQGLAGEEMALADHRVAVPVYGSAESLNLGTAATVCLYASARAQRRAD, encoded by the coding sequence ATGAGTGAACCCGGGCGCCCGCCAGCAGATGCAATGACAAACCCTCGCGCAGATCGAGTGAGGGACGTTGCAAAGCTGGCCGGGCGCTCGGGCCGTTTAAAGCGCGAACAGTTCTTTGTAGAGGGGCCGCAGGCCGTCCGTGAAGCGTTGCAGGCGCACAAGGAGTGCATGGATGCTGGCGGAAGCCCCATCGTTGAATCGGTCTATGCGTCCGTGGAGTGCCTCAAAAGGCATCCCGAACTGCTTGAGCTAACCGGGTACCGTAATTCCAAACTGCACATCCGTGTGGCCAGTGACATGGTCCTTTCCGCCATGACCGACACTGTCACCCCCCAGGGCGTTGTGGCGGTATGCAACTTCATTGACGTGCCGCTGGAAGAAGTCCTTGCCGCCAAACCCAAGATCATTGCCATGCTCTGCCAGGTCAGGGACCCCGGCAATGCCGGAACAGTTTTGCGGGCCGCGGATGCGGCAGGGGCCGATGCCGTGATCTTTTCCAATTCCAGCGTAGACATCTATAACCCCAAGGCGGTGCGGTCCACAGCGGGTTCCCTTTTTCACCTGCCTGTGGTGCGCGGCGTGGACCTGGCCGACGTGGTTGCCGCCGCCAAGGCGGCAGGGCTGGGCGTATTGGCTGCTGACGGCTATGGACAGCTGAACCTGGACCTGCTTCAGGATGAGAGTGCGGCCAGGGCTTTCGAACAGCAGATCCCCGATTCCCAGTACTCATTGGAGCAGCCCACTCTCTGGCTGTTTGGCAACGAGGCCCAAGGCCTGGCCGGCGAGGAGATGGCATTGGCCGACCACCGTGTGGCCGTTCCGGTTTACGGCTCCGCGGAGTCACTAAACCTGGGCACCGCTGCCACAGTGTGTCTCTACGCAAGCGCCCGCGCCCAGCGCCGAGCTGACTGA
- a CDS encoding cation diffusion facilitator family transporter: MKFLAYLLTLSSSMLAESIHSLADSGNQLLLLVGGKQAKRQASPEHPFGYGRERYVYAFLVSIILFSVGGMFALYEAYSKWQHPHGMEPQWAWVPLVVLVGAIIMEGRSFTVAIKESNLTRGSKSWGQFIKTAKAPELPVILLEDAAALLGLVFALFGVSMTIATGNGLWDALGTGLIGVLLVCVAVILALETKSLLLGESATVDDVRAIEAALVGPGVSRIIHLKTLHLGPEELLVAAKIAISESETGAQIAAAIDAAEKRVRSAVPIAAVIYLEPDIYSEAKAPQP; the protein is encoded by the coding sequence ATGAAGTTCCTGGCGTACCTGCTCACCTTGTCTTCCTCGATGCTGGCCGAGTCTATCCACTCCCTGGCGGACTCCGGAAATCAGCTGCTGTTACTGGTGGGCGGCAAGCAGGCCAAACGTCAGGCCAGCCCCGAACATCCTTTTGGCTATGGCCGTGAACGGTATGTCTATGCGTTCCTGGTCTCCATCATCTTGTTCAGCGTGGGCGGCATGTTTGCCCTCTATGAGGCGTATTCCAAATGGCAGCACCCGCATGGCATGGAGCCCCAATGGGCGTGGGTGCCCCTGGTGGTGCTGGTGGGTGCCATCATCATGGAGGGCCGCTCCTTCACGGTGGCCATCAAGGAATCCAACCTCACCCGCGGGTCCAAGAGCTGGGGCCAGTTCATTAAGACGGCCAAGGCGCCCGAGCTGCCGGTCATCCTGCTGGAGGACGCCGCCGCCCTGCTGGGCCTGGTCTTCGCCCTGTTTGGGGTGAGCATGACCATTGCCACTGGCAACGGTCTGTGGGATGCCCTTGGCACCGGCCTGATCGGCGTCCTGCTGGTCTGCGTTGCCGTCATCCTGGCTCTTGAGACAAAGTCGTTGCTGTTGGGGGAATCGGCCACCGTCGACGACGTCCGGGCCATCGAGGCCGCCCTGGTCGGTCCCGGAGTCAGCCGGATCATCCACCTCAAAACGCTCCACCTGGGCCCGGAAGAGCTGCTGGTGGCGGCCAAAATCGCCATTTCCGAGTCGGAGACCGGCGCCCAGATCGCGGCAGCCATCGACGCCGCCGAGAAGCGAGTGCGCAGCGCCGTGCCCATCGCCGCGGTGATCTATCTAGAGCCGGACATTTACTCCGAAGCGAAGGCGCCCCAGCCTTAG
- a CDS encoding MFS transporter produces MTTLPSPPAARRDPATIAAWAILALAIGGFGIGTTEFAMMGLLPNVAEGVGISIPEAGHVISAYALGVVVGAPVLVAIGAKMPRKVLALGLMVLFTLGNLSSVFAQDYTMLLVSRFIAGLPHGAYFGVAAVLAASLVAPTKRGHAIAMVMMGLAVANVLGVPLATYVGQQLGWRWLFVMVAAIGLVTIVAITFLVPAKKAHPDASIRGELSALRRGQVWLTLLVGVVGFGGFFAVYTYVANTMTDVAGFPSTFLPVIVGLYGLGMVAGSLVGGRMADWSVMGSIYAMMGFISVSLVIYAVSVHIQWMALIMIFVIGASGSMLVPSLQTRLLDVSPGAPTLASSLNHSALNMANALGAFAGGLVITWGWGYTAPALVGAVLAVLGLGIALFSGFLDKLKPRPTAHNEPHTVVPSRAAD; encoded by the coding sequence ATGACTACACTTCCATCCCCGCCAGCTGCCAGACGCGACCCCGCAACCATTGCCGCCTGGGCCATCCTCGCGCTGGCCATTGGTGGATTTGGTATCGGCACCACCGAGTTCGCCATGATGGGTTTGCTGCCCAATGTTGCAGAGGGCGTAGGGATTTCCATCCCCGAGGCCGGGCACGTCATCTCCGCCTACGCTCTCGGCGTGGTGGTCGGCGCGCCGGTTCTGGTGGCCATTGGCGCCAAGATGCCCCGCAAGGTGCTGGCCTTGGGCTTGATGGTGCTGTTCACACTTGGGAACTTATCCTCGGTGTTCGCCCAGGACTACACCATGTTGCTGGTGTCCCGGTTCATCGCAGGCTTGCCGCACGGCGCGTACTTCGGTGTCGCCGCCGTGCTGGCCGCGTCACTGGTGGCACCCACCAAACGCGGCCACGCCATCGCCATGGTCATGATGGGACTCGCCGTGGCCAACGTCCTGGGCGTACCCCTGGCCACCTATGTGGGCCAGCAACTGGGGTGGCGCTGGTTGTTCGTCATGGTCGCAGCCATCGGCCTGGTCACGATAGTCGCCATCACCTTCCTCGTACCTGCCAAGAAGGCCCACCCCGACGCCAGCATCCGCGGCGAGCTCAGCGCACTGCGGCGGGGCCAGGTGTGGCTGACTCTGCTGGTGGGCGTGGTGGGCTTTGGCGGCTTCTTTGCCGTGTACACGTATGTTGCGAACACCATGACCGACGTCGCCGGTTTCCCCTCCACATTCCTGCCAGTCATCGTCGGACTGTACGGGCTCGGCATGGTGGCCGGCAGCCTGGTCGGCGGGCGGATGGCCGACTGGTCAGTCATGGGCAGCATTTACGCCATGATGGGGTTCATTTCCGTGTCACTGGTGATTTATGCCGTCTCGGTCCACATCCAGTGGATGGCTTTGATCATGATCTTTGTGATCGGTGCCTCCGGGTCCATGCTGGTCCCGTCTCTACAGACCCGCCTGCTGGACGTCTCCCCCGGCGCGCCCACTTTGGCCTCCTCCCTGAACCATTCGGCGTTGAACATGGCCAACGCCCTCGGCGCTTTCGCCGGAGGCCTGGTCATCACCTGGGGTTGGGGTTACACGGCTCCGGCGCTGGTCGGAGCCGTCCTGGCCGTTCTGGGCCTGGGCATTGCCCTGTTCAGCGGCTTTCTGGACAAGCTCAAGCCCCGTCCGACGGCGCACAACGAACCCCACACCGTCGTTCCCTCCCGGGCGGCTGACTAG
- a CDS encoding (deoxy)nucleoside triphosphate pyrophosphohydrolase, whose protein sequence is MPKQIVGGAVVDSLDRPTRLLAARRTAPPEFAGMWEFPGGKIEPGESPQEALQRELLEELGVKVHLGAELEGPTSDGWPLSIKASMRVWLVEVRQGMPAPLEDHDELRWVELMGAQLLELPWIPADRPIVRALVARVSVDAQD, encoded by the coding sequence ATGCCCAAGCAAATAGTCGGCGGCGCCGTAGTTGACTCCCTCGACCGGCCCACCAGACTCCTGGCCGCCCGGCGCACTGCCCCGCCAGAGTTTGCCGGCATGTGGGAATTTCCCGGCGGAAAAATTGAGCCGGGCGAGAGTCCACAGGAAGCCCTGCAACGGGAACTGCTGGAGGAACTGGGTGTGAAGGTACACCTGGGCGCGGAACTGGAGGGTCCGACGTCGGACGGGTGGCCCTTGAGCATCAAGGCCTCCATGCGCGTGTGGCTCGTTGAAGTGAGACAAGGAATGCCTGCCCCGCTTGAAGACCATGACGAGCTGCGCTGGGTGGAGCTGATGGGCGCACAGTTGTTGGAGCTGCCATGGATTCCAGCTGACCGGCCCATTGTGCGGGCACTCGTTGCAAGAGTCAGCGTCGACGCTCAAGACTGA
- a CDS encoding DUF5302 domain-containing protein yields the protein MTSNGQHNDETPAAVGGASEEVKEKFRQALENKKNQHHGSVEAANGAKINAQHGAASHKREFRRKSG from the coding sequence GTGACATCGAACGGACAACACAACGACGAAACACCGGCAGCAGTCGGTGGTGCCAGCGAAGAAGTGAAAGAAAAATTTCGCCAAGCACTGGAGAACAAAAAGAATCAGCACCACGGGAGCGTGGAGGCCGCCAACGGGGCCAAGATCAATGCCCAACACGGCGCAGCATCACACAAGCGCGAATTCCGCCGCAAAAGCGGATAA
- a CDS encoding DUF4870 domain-containing protein → MSDNNSPTPPVEPTPPGYDAPATSPVPPAYQQPVQQQQPYGQPPVPPAYQQQPYQQQPYQQQTMADPASAVTLNYWLSVFFSWIPALIFFLTEKGKNGFSDEYNKANLNFSILRGITGLLVVIPYVGVIFGFLALALFIIHIIAAVDAPKKFRSGQPYKFPFNIAFIK, encoded by the coding sequence ATGAGCGATAACAATTCGCCAACACCGCCCGTTGAACCGACACCTCCTGGCTACGATGCCCCGGCAACCTCGCCGGTTCCACCCGCGTACCAGCAGCCTGTGCAGCAGCAGCAGCCGTACGGCCAGCCGCCGGTTCCACCCGCGTACCAGCAGCAGCCCTACCAGCAGCAGCCCTACCAGCAGCAGACAATGGCCGACCCCGCAAGCGCGGTGACCCTGAACTACTGGCTGTCGGTGTTCTTCTCCTGGATTCCGGCCTTGATCTTCTTCCTGACAGAAAAGGGCAAGAACGGTTTTTCCGATGAGTACAACAAGGCGAACCTGAACTTCTCGATCCTGCGAGGCATCACCGGCTTGTTGGTCGTGATTCCCTACGTTGGCGTTATTTTCGGTTTCCTGGCATTAGCCCTGTTCATCATCCACATCATCGCCGCCGTTGACGCGCCGAAGAAATTCCGCAGTGGCCAGCCGTACAAGTTCCCGTTCAACATCGCCTTCATCAAATAG
- a CDS encoding Rv2578c family radical SAM protein, whose amino-acid sequence MRWTTQQLDQPLFPDQPPTDQGSAGPGPVQLLPLSGLVKSVRTPEFAGITFHEVLSKSALNKVPATSTMPFEWTVNPYRGCSHACVYCFARKSHTYLDFDAGVDFDSQVVVKVNVAEVLRKELNKPSWQRPHVALGTNTDPYQRAEGRYKLMPGIIGALADSGTPFSILSKGTLLARDIPLLREAGRHVSVGMGISLALLDERLAAAIEPGTPSPKTRLALISKLRDAGLPCGVMAMPILPWLSDSQESLDALFAALARAGATGVSAGALYLRPGTREWFMKWLAKEHPTLVGRYQRLYGTGAYATKDYRQWLAARVNEAKARNGLAAQGFIHDPRQEEAQYPQGSMPTKPLAGSGFRGIPTPKEAGDTMVSPASADRAPTLF is encoded by the coding sequence ATGCGGTGGACCACTCAACAACTCGACCAGCCCCTCTTCCCGGATCAGCCCCCCACAGACCAAGGATCGGCAGGACCGGGTCCCGTTCAACTCTTGCCCCTGTCCGGTCTGGTGAAAAGCGTGCGGACGCCCGAGTTTGCCGGAATCACCTTCCATGAGGTGCTCTCAAAGAGTGCACTGAACAAGGTCCCTGCAACGTCCACCATGCCCTTTGAGTGGACGGTCAATCCCTACCGCGGCTGCTCCCACGCCTGCGTGTACTGTTTTGCCCGCAAGAGCCATACCTATTTGGACTTTGACGCCGGCGTGGACTTCGACTCCCAAGTGGTGGTCAAGGTCAATGTTGCCGAGGTGTTGCGCAAGGAATTGAACAAGCCTTCCTGGCAACGACCCCATGTTGCCTTGGGCACCAACACCGACCCTTACCAGCGGGCCGAGGGCCGCTACAAGCTGATGCCAGGAATCATTGGCGCCCTGGCCGATTCCGGCACCCCCTTTTCCATCCTCAGCAAAGGGACACTGCTGGCCCGGGACATCCCGCTGCTGCGGGAAGCGGGCCGGCACGTCAGCGTGGGCATGGGCATCTCCCTTGCCCTGCTGGACGAACGGCTTGCCGCCGCCATCGAGCCAGGCACACCCTCCCCCAAGACCAGACTGGCCCTGATCAGCAAGCTGCGCGATGCAGGGCTTCCTTGCGGGGTCATGGCCATGCCCATTTTGCCGTGGCTCAGCGACTCCCAGGAGTCTTTGGACGCCCTCTTTGCTGCCCTGGCGCGGGCCGGCGCCACCGGGGTTAGTGCCGGCGCACTGTACTTGCGCCCGGGGACGCGCGAATGGTTCATGAAGTGGCTGGCCAAGGAGCATCCGACCCTGGTGGGGCGCTACCAACGCCTGTATGGGACGGGGGCCTACGCCACCAAGGACTACCGCCAATGGCTTGCTGCCAGGGTCAATGAAGCCAAGGCCCGCAACGGCCTGGCAGCCCAGGGGTTCATTCACGACCCCCGGCAGGAAGAAGCCCAATACCCGCAGGGCAGCATGCCAACAAAGCCACTGGCCGGATCAGGTTTCAGGGGCATCCCCACACCCAAAGAAGCAGGAGACACCATGGTGTCTCCTGCTTCTGCAGACCGGGCACCCACCTTGTTTTAG
- a CDS encoding long-chain-fatty-acid--CoA ligase — MTNLATIVGTSAQRNPAGIAIKMDDIEISFGALEMLSAKVAGLLASRGVKRGDRVALISPNLPQMPAIYYGILRYGAIVVPLNPLLKSREVAYHLTDSGATLAFAWEGVMGEVAGAAQETGTAIIPINAELMGLIAAAEPLSEVAAAEKDDTAVILYTSGTTGKPKGAELTHENLRSNAEVSVSLFSSQDGDVIFGGLPFFHIFGQTCALNSAVMAGATVTILPKFDPVKALEIIQRDKVTIFEGVPTMYIALLRTPGRENYDMSSLRLAASGGSPLPLEVLREFESTFGATMLEGYGLSETSPVITFNQMDGIRKPGSVGTAVTGAQLRVLDDAGNDVEPGTVGEIAVAGPYIMKGYWNNPEATAAAIPDGWFRTGDLGREDEDGVFFIVDRKKDMILRGGYNIYPREVEEVLYEHPAVAEAAVVGRADDVHGEEVYAAVSLKPAAEGAEDPEALAASIRDFVKERVAAYKYPRKVIIMDTLPKGPTGKILKREIVI; from the coding sequence ATGACAAATTTGGCCACGATCGTGGGCACCTCGGCGCAGCGAAACCCCGCCGGTATCGCGATCAAGATGGACGATATTGAAATTTCCTTCGGGGCCTTGGAAATGCTCAGTGCGAAAGTGGCCGGATTGCTCGCATCGCGGGGCGTGAAGCGCGGGGACCGGGTTGCGCTTATCTCCCCGAACCTGCCGCAAATGCCCGCCATTTACTACGGCATCCTGCGCTATGGCGCCATCGTGGTTCCCCTGAACCCGCTCCTGAAGTCCCGCGAGGTGGCCTACCACTTGACCGACTCCGGTGCCACACTGGCTTTTGCCTGGGAAGGTGTCATGGGAGAAGTTGCCGGTGCTGCGCAGGAAACCGGCACAGCGATCATCCCCATCAACGCTGAGCTTATGGGCTTGATCGCCGCTGCGGAACCTCTCTCGGAGGTGGCTGCCGCGGAAAAGGACGACACCGCCGTCATCCTTTACACCTCAGGGACCACGGGCAAGCCCAAAGGGGCCGAACTAACCCATGAAAACCTGCGCAGCAACGCCGAAGTCTCTGTCAGTTTGTTCAGCAGCCAGGACGGTGATGTCATCTTTGGTGGTCTGCCATTTTTCCACATCTTCGGTCAAACGTGTGCGTTGAACTCAGCAGTGATGGCCGGAGCCACCGTGACCATCCTGCCCAAGTTCGATCCGGTCAAGGCGCTGGAAATTATCCAGCGCGACAAGGTCACCATCTTTGAAGGTGTGCCTACTATGTACATTGCGTTGCTGAGGACGCCGGGGCGGGAAAACTATGACATGTCCAGCCTGCGGCTAGCGGCCTCCGGCGGCTCCCCGTTGCCGCTGGAGGTCCTACGTGAATTTGAAAGCACCTTTGGTGCCACCATGCTCGAAGGCTACGGCCTCTCGGAGACCTCCCCCGTCATCACCTTCAATCAGATGGACGGCATCCGCAAGCCAGGATCCGTCGGCACCGCGGTGACGGGCGCCCAGCTGAGGGTCCTGGACGATGCCGGCAACGACGTCGAACCCGGGACAGTGGGGGAGATCGCCGTCGCCGGGCCGTACATCATGAAGGGGTACTGGAACAATCCCGAGGCGACGGCGGCGGCCATCCCCGACGGCTGGTTCCGCACAGGGGATCTGGGGCGTGAGGACGAGGACGGGGTCTTCTTCATCGTGGACCGCAAGAAAGACATGATCCTGCGTGGGGGCTACAACATTTACCCGCGAGAGGTGGAGGAGGTCCTCTATGAGCACCCGGCAGTGGCTGAGGCCGCCGTGGTGGGCCGCGCCGACGACGTCCATGGCGAAGAGGTGTACGCTGCGGTGTCGCTGAAGCCGGCGGCCGAAGGGGCCGAGGACCCGGAGGCGCTCGCCGCCAGCATCCGGGACTTCGTCAAGGAGCGGGTGGCCGCGTATAAGTACCCGCGCAAGGTCATCATCATGGACACGCTGCCCAAGGGCCCCACGGGCAAGATCCTCAAGCGCGAAATCGTCATCTAG
- a CDS encoding SIMPL domain-containing protein produces the protein MSESTASTSNTVTVTGRGTVTAAPDYFHINIGIEAQRATVKEAYAGASEAMNAVQAQLLAHRVARNVISSSSLDVRVDTRWQDGIGSIVTGYTVSATVNVLLRYDEAAEEIIAAVVDTGNDSVRLNGLSPAMSDPSAAQDAARTVAWADATRAAVLFAQLAGKTLGPVLAITEGQEHGGGPAPVMARAMMASGGEAMKIEPGQSNVSATVTATWALS, from the coding sequence ATGAGCGAGTCCACAGCATCCACGTCAAATACGGTCACCGTCACGGGCCGCGGCACCGTGACGGCCGCGCCCGACTACTTCCACATCAACATCGGCATTGAGGCCCAGCGTGCCACGGTCAAGGAAGCCTATGCCGGTGCCAGCGAGGCCATGAACGCCGTGCAGGCACAACTCCTGGCCCACCGGGTTGCCCGGAACGTCATCAGCTCCTCCTCCCTGGACGTCCGGGTGGATACGCGGTGGCAGGACGGAATCGGTTCCATCGTCACCGGCTACACGGTCTCCGCCACCGTGAACGTTTTGCTGCGCTATGACGAGGCCGCCGAGGAGATCATCGCCGCCGTCGTTGACACCGGAAACGACAGTGTCCGGCTCAACGGTCTTTCCCCTGCCATGTCCGATCCCTCAGCAGCCCAGGATGCAGCACGGACCGTGGCGTGGGCCGACGCCACGCGCGCCGCTGTACTCTTCGCGCAGCTAGCCGGAAAGACCCTTGGCCCGGTGCTCGCCATCACCGAAGGCCAGGAACACGGCGGCGGCCCGGCACCTGTCATGGCCCGGGCCATGATGGCCAGTGGCGGTGAGGCCATGAAGATTGAGCCGGGCCAAAGCAATGTCAGCGCCACGGTCACCGCCACCTGGGCGCTTTCCTAG